AGATGATTGGGGAAATCCCGCTCAAAAAAGACACGGTAAGACCTGCAGGCATTAAAAAGCCCGGATGAAATCTTATCAATTGCCTAGTATCTCCAAGCCCGTTGGCAAAAGCGTGCAGCACAAAGGCAATAGAGGCTATCAAACCACCTACAAAGCCCCCGCCCGGCAGGTAGTGCCCTCTAAGCAGTATAAATACCGAAAACACAAGAAGCAACGGCAACATGTAATTCGAGGCAGTACGCAGTATAATTGTCTTCATGTTTTAATCTTTTAATTCCCTGTCATCTCTTCTCAACCTGAGCTTAAGCAGGCTGAATACTCCAATGGCAGCAATGGTAAGCACCGATATTTCCATGAGCGTATCAACCCCTCTAAAATCTACCAGGATAACGTTCACCACATTCTTTCCTTTTGCCATGACATAGGCATTATCAGCATAGAAATTACTCACTTCCTTGTTCACCGGTTCGCCCAGCACTTCTAGCGCGATGAGTGTTATAAGTATACCAAAGGCTACAGATAGCACCCCGTCTATGGCTTTCATCTTATAATCTGAGATTGAAAGGTACTTTGGCAGGCTTGAAAGCACCAGCACAAAGAGGATCACAGTTAACGTATCAATAGAGAACTGCGTCATGGCAAGATCGGGCGCACTGTAAATCACAAACATAAGGCATATCGCATAGCCCACTACTCCCATGGCTACCACCGCTGTTAATCTCGACCTCGCCCCTATCACAAAAAATATCGCCAGGAACATAATTCCCATGATAATCATTTCATAATAGGTCATTCTTGAAAAGGAAGAGAAATCTATAGGAATCCCGTCATGGTCAGAAAAAAGAGAGTATCCTACCAGTACCACCAGGAACAGTATAATTGTGGAAACGTAATTCCGGAGAAAACCATTTTGGAAGATTCGTGTCCACCAGTTTGAAAAGGTCCTGAAAGCACTTCCGAAGCTGGTAATAAGACTAAGCGGCGAAATGAAATCAAAACGCGCCACGCCTCTTTCCTTGCTTTTTGAAGGTTTGATGAGGAAGTACATTGCAAATCCCACTGCCAGGGTAAGAGCACTCAGTCCCAGAACCGTATTGAAACCGTGCCAGAGTTTGAGGTGTAATTCAGAATCTATCCCAACTGCACTTACAACCGGCTGAATTAGCGGCCCGTCTATAATACCTGGAAAAAGCCCCACAACCAGCCCCAGCACTGCGAGAACAACCGGCGGGAGCCACATAAGGAAACCGGGCAGGTGTACCTTTGAGAAACTCTCGGGCAGGGTTCCTGTAAAAGGTTTTATTCCGGCTACAAATCCGGCGTAAAGCACGAGGATATTCGTAGCAATAGCCAAAACCGTCAGCACAATAGACCAGGTACCCATGTGGAGGGTAGATTCGTAAACCAGGTCTTTTCCTATAAAGCCTACAAAAGGCGGCATCCCGGCACTTGACAGTGCAGCCAGGAATCCGGCAATAGCTACGGGGAACATCACTTTTCTCAAGCCGGCAATGCGGGTAATATCTCGCATTCCGGTTTCGTGGTCTATGATCCCGGTGACAAGGAATAAAGTTGCCTTGTAAAGCGCATGCACAATGATATAAACCGCAGCTGCCGTTAAAGCGTATTCAGTTCCCAGTCCAATAAGGAAGACCAGGAGCCCCAAAACCGCAATGGTAGAGTAGGCTAAAACCCCTTTGAGATCGGTTCTGAAAAGGGTATGCACGGCAGCATAGAACATGGTAATTCCTCCCACGGTAATAAGCGTGGTGTTCCAAATATCCTCTCCTCCCAATACAGGTGTAAATCTCAACAAAAGATATATCCCCGCCTTTACCATGGTGGCCGAATGCAGGTAAGTAGACACCGGAGTGGGTGCCTTCATTGCCCCGGGCAACCAGAAATGGAAAGGAAATTGTGCCGATTTTGTGAATGCCGCGCCAAAAATGAGAAGGACAATCCAGAGATAAGATTCACTCTGAACAATGCTGTCGCTAAGCCCCACCATCTCGCTAATACTGTAAGTGCCCGCAACGCCGCCAAGCAACAGCGAACCGGCCAGTAAAAGAAAACCTCCAGACCCTGTAATGGCAAGCGCAAGTACAGCCGATTTTCGCGAAGCTTCGCTCGTATTGTTAAAACCTATAAGAAAAAAGGAGCTTATACTCGTGAGCTCCCAGAAAATGAACATGGAGAGCAGGTTATCGCTCAGCACAAGGCCCAGCATGGCACCCATAAACATTCCCAGGTAACCATAGAACCTGTCCAGGTAATCATGCCCTTTGAGATATGCAGCCGTATAGGCAAAAACCAGAAAGCCAATCCCCGTGATCAATAGTGAAAACAGGAGGGACAGCCCATCCAGGGCAAAATCGAGATTGAGCCCCAAACTTGGCACCCACTGGTAATTGGCCCTTATCACCTCCCCACTGGCCACCTGCGGAATAAAGGAAAGAAAATACAGGAACAGCACCAGCGGAACGAGTGATGAAAGTACAGCAAGTTTACCTTTGAAGTACTTTCCTGCAAAAACCAGGAAAATGGAAAAGATAAAACCTAAAAGTATAGCTGAAAGCATAGGGAA
This Salinimicrobium tongyeongense DNA region includes the following protein-coding sequences:
- a CDS encoding putative monovalent cation/H+ antiporter subunit A; the protein is MLSAILLGFIFSIFLVFAGKYFKGKLAVLSSLVPLVLFLYFLSFIPQVASGEVIRANYQWVPSLGLNLDFALDGLSLLFSLLITGIGFLVFAYTAAYLKGHDYLDRFYGYLGMFMGAMLGLVLSDNLLSMFIFWELTSISSFFLIGFNNTSEASRKSAVLALAITGSGGFLLLAGSLLLGGVAGTYSISEMVGLSDSIVQSESYLWIVLLIFGAAFTKSAQFPFHFWLPGAMKAPTPVSTYLHSATMVKAGIYLLLRFTPVLGGEDIWNTTLITVGGITMFYAAVHTLFRTDLKGVLAYSTIAVLGLLVFLIGLGTEYALTAAAVYIIVHALYKATLFLVTGIIDHETGMRDITRIAGLRKVMFPVAIAGFLAALSSAGMPPFVGFIGKDLVYESTLHMGTWSIVLTVLAIATNILVLYAGFVAGIKPFTGTLPESFSKVHLPGFLMWLPPVVLAVLGLVVGLFPGIIDGPLIQPVVSAVGIDSELHLKLWHGFNTVLGLSALTLAVGFAMYFLIKPSKSKERGVARFDFISPLSLITSFGSAFRTFSNWWTRIFQNGFLRNYVSTIILFLVVLVGYSLFSDHDGIPIDFSSFSRMTYYEMIIMGIMFLAIFFVIGARSRLTAVVAMGVVGYAICLMFVIYSAPDLAMTQFSIDTLTVILFVLVLSSLPKYLSISDYKMKAIDGVLSVAFGILITLIALEVLGEPVNKEVSNFYADNAYVMAKGKNVVNVILVDFRGVDTLMEISVLTIAAIGVFSLLKLRLRRDDRELKD
- a CDS encoding Na+/H+ antiporter subunit B, with translation MKTIILRTASNYMLPLLLVFSVFILLRGHYLPGGGFVGGLIASIAFVLHAFANGLGDTRQLIRFHPGFLMPAGLTVSFLSGISPIIFAGKPLMTGLWYPHHLPIVGNLGSALFFDIGVYLVVLGVTLTIIFTISESV